A single window of Mycobacterium sp. ITM-2016-00318 DNA harbors:
- a CDS encoding 1-acyl-sn-glycerol-3-phosphate acyltransferase: MTTNRIASVLRHRLWRTVCAVSGGLTVTGRWNVEGGCIVVANHASHADTAVLVAALPSTARRVFGAAADYWFDVPVRRFIATSLIGILPVRRSGESNYDALLAAAGRALRAGRTVVIYPEGTRSTDGTIGEFRSGALRLARECGVPIVPVAIMGTADVLPKDGRFSTAPMEVRLGAPVDPHTTSAPQLRAQVLALRGGVVADDRYALAS, translated from the coding sequence ATGACCACCAATCGAATTGCGAGCGTGCTTCGGCACCGGCTCTGGCGGACGGTGTGCGCCGTCTCGGGCGGGCTGACCGTGACCGGACGTTGGAACGTTGAAGGCGGCTGCATCGTCGTCGCCAACCACGCTTCGCACGCCGACACCGCGGTGCTGGTGGCGGCGCTGCCGTCCACGGCCCGTCGTGTCTTCGGCGCGGCGGCCGACTACTGGTTCGACGTGCCGGTGCGGCGCTTCATCGCGACCTCGCTGATCGGAATACTGCCGGTGCGGCGCTCGGGCGAAAGCAACTACGACGCGCTACTCGCGGCCGCCGGCCGAGCGCTTCGCGCGGGACGGACCGTCGTCATCTACCCCGAGGGAACGCGCTCGACAGACGGCACCATCGGCGAATTCCGTTCCGGTGCACTGCGTCTGGCCCGTGAGTGCGGTGTCCCGATCGTTCCGGTGGCGATCATGGGGACTGCCGACGTGCTGCCGAAGGACGGACGCTTCTCAACCGCCCCGATGGAGGTCCGCCTCGGCGCGCCTGTCGATCCCCACACCACCTCCGCACCGCAACTGCGGGCGCAGGTGCTGGCACTGCGGGGCGGCGTCGTGGCCGATGACCGCTACGCGCTCGCGTCGTGA
- a CDS encoding CDP-alcohol phosphatidyltransferase family protein: MTGLYALKPWFTGRLAPIIDTAVARRVSPDVFTAAGVAAAGAAGAAIAFGWWPLAAVFMVLRLAGANLDGAVARARGVSRPWGFIVNELGDRTADLLAFAGLAVWAARQHGGPGLNWLSWPVLQVLLAALAATLPTFASLAVAAAGLTRRNGGPLGKTERCLFLVLATAFPVIMPILLMQLVNGSLLTTVLRLRAAHRELKAQRAQELLGRDMQIEPTERVALFEQFDAITQPFTAAHQRFNAVTQRFSTATGPYDAATQRISAVTQPFNAVTRPMAEIAA; the protein is encoded by the coding sequence ATGACCGGCCTTTACGCGTTGAAGCCGTGGTTCACCGGAAGGCTGGCTCCGATCATCGACACCGCTGTGGCCCGGCGAGTGTCTCCCGACGTCTTCACCGCCGCAGGTGTCGCCGCGGCCGGCGCTGCTGGCGCTGCCATCGCGTTCGGATGGTGGCCGCTGGCAGCGGTCTTCATGGTGCTCCGGCTGGCAGGCGCCAACCTCGACGGAGCGGTCGCTCGGGCCCGTGGGGTGAGCAGGCCATGGGGCTTCATCGTCAACGAACTCGGCGACCGCACCGCAGATCTGCTCGCCTTCGCAGGCCTGGCGGTCTGGGCGGCGCGGCAGCACGGCGGCCCCGGACTGAATTGGTTGTCCTGGCCGGTGCTTCAGGTCTTACTGGCCGCGCTCGCCGCGACGCTGCCGACATTCGCATCGTTGGCCGTCGCCGCGGCGGGCCTCACGCGTCGCAACGGCGGACCGCTCGGCAAGACCGAACGCTGCCTGTTCCTGGTACTGGCCACTGCATTCCCCGTCATCATGCCCATCCTGCTGATGCAGTTGGTGAACGGCTCCCTTCTAACCACTGTCCTGCGACTGCGGGCCGCGCACCGCGAGCTGAAGGCGCAGCGCGCGCAGGAGCTGCTGGGACGCGACATGCAGATCGAACCGACCGAGCGGGTCGCGCTGTTCGAGCAGTTCGATGCGATCACGCAGCCGTTCACCGCGGCTCACCAGCGTTTCAACGCCGTCACGCAGCGGTTCAGCACGGCCACCGGACCGTACGACGCGGCCACGCAGCGAATCAGCGCGGTCACCCAGCCGTTCAACGCCGTCACGCGGCCGATGGCGGAGATCGCGGCATGA
- a CDS encoding mannitol dehydrogenase family protein, which produces MTELNEGTLPTLPSDIATPPYDRNQLKRGIAHFGVGNFHRAHQAFYVDRCLALPNQSDWGIVGIGLAGGERGRTKAERFRSQDCLYSLTIVPAKGDTSVRVIGAQLDYLLAPEQPAEVLALLTDPGLRIVTLTITEGGYHVDPESGVFVTDHPDVAHDLAGEGDPRTVFGFVTEALARRRSAGTKPFTVVSCDNLRHNGEVARAAFVGFASALDQELGGWIDSNVMFPNSLVDRITPSVTAKDAERLNAASGLADQIPLVAEDFSQWVIEDRFTDGRPALHEVGVQFSDEVKLWEQVKVRVLNAGHLTLTYPALLLGCREVAEAMRDPQVPVLLDRFLDKVVLPLLEAPRDVNLADYKNTVLERFSNEAMHDQLTRIASDSASKVTVFLTNTIQQVLARGADHQIPAFILAAWSRVLQGEDDNGKTFDVSEPRLDQAARRLLISGDPREALAIEPLLASGAAEHEDFVACFEHYRKGLAEQGANAMLKAVLDATAG; this is translated from the coding sequence ATGACCGAGCTCAACGAGGGCACGCTTCCAACGTTGCCGTCCGATATCGCCACGCCCCCTTATGACCGAAACCAACTCAAACGCGGCATCGCCCATTTCGGTGTGGGCAATTTCCACCGCGCGCATCAGGCGTTCTACGTCGATCGGTGTCTGGCCCTGCCGAACCAAAGTGATTGGGGCATAGTCGGTATCGGCCTTGCCGGCGGCGAACGGGGCCGGACGAAGGCCGAGCGGTTCCGGTCCCAGGACTGTCTGTACTCGCTGACCATCGTGCCGGCCAAGGGCGATACGAGTGTGCGCGTGATCGGCGCCCAGCTCGATTACCTGCTCGCGCCAGAGCAGCCGGCCGAAGTGCTCGCGTTGCTGACCGACCCGGGCCTTCGGATCGTGACGCTGACCATCACCGAGGGCGGGTATCACGTCGATCCGGAATCGGGTGTCTTCGTCACCGACCATCCCGACGTTGCGCACGACCTGGCCGGCGAGGGTGATCCGCGCACGGTCTTCGGCTTTGTCACCGAGGCGTTGGCGCGGAGACGTTCCGCGGGGACGAAGCCGTTCACTGTGGTCTCATGTGACAACCTGCGCCACAACGGCGAGGTCGCGCGCGCCGCGTTCGTCGGTTTCGCCAGCGCACTGGACCAAGAACTCGGCGGATGGATCGATTCCAACGTGATGTTCCCGAACTCGCTTGTTGATCGCATCACGCCGTCGGTAACGGCGAAAGACGCGGAGCGTCTCAACGCGGCGAGCGGTCTGGCCGATCAGATCCCGCTCGTGGCAGAAGATTTCAGCCAGTGGGTGATCGAGGACCGCTTCACCGACGGCCGCCCGGCACTGCACGAGGTGGGTGTGCAATTCAGTGACGAGGTGAAGCTGTGGGAGCAGGTGAAGGTCCGCGTGCTCAACGCGGGCCATCTCACTCTGACCTACCCAGCCCTGCTGCTCGGCTGCCGCGAGGTGGCCGAGGCCATGCGCGACCCCCAGGTACCCGTGCTGCTGGACCGTTTTCTGGACAAGGTCGTGCTGCCGTTGCTCGAGGCGCCGCGCGATGTGAACCTGGCCGACTACAAGAACACAGTGCTCGAACGCTTCTCCAATGAAGCGATGCATGATCAGCTGACCCGCATCGCCTCCGACAGTGCATCCAAGGTGACGGTGTTCTTGACGAACACTATTCAGCAGGTGTTGGCGCGCGGCGCAGACCACCAGATCCCGGCGTTCATCCTCGCTGCCTGGAGCCGCGTGCTGCAGGGCGAGGATGACAACGGCAAGACCTTCGATGTAAGCGAACCGCGCCTCGATCAAGCCGCCCGTCGGCTGCTGATATCGGGCGATCCGCGTGAAGCGCTGGCTATCGAGCCGCTACTGGCCAGCGGCGCAGCCGAACACGAAGACTTCGTCGCCTGCTTCGAGCACTACCGGAAGGGCCTCGCGGAGCAGGGCGCCAACGCGATGCTGAAGGCCGTATTGGACGCCACTGCAGGGTGA
- a CDS encoding putative quinol monooxygenase → MSDDDRDEHDGPLYLVVTIKPRLDRLAEAEAQLQSMRKDTLTEPGCVFMHFLQPLDDSDTWMMLEMFRSRAAWDEHMRQPYNTEGNKILEDLLREPSDLRLLREK, encoded by the coding sequence TTGTCGGACGATGATCGCGACGAGCACGATGGACCGCTGTACCTGGTGGTCACCATCAAACCGCGACTCGACCGCCTTGCAGAGGCCGAGGCCCAGCTGCAGTCGATGCGCAAGGACACGCTGACGGAGCCGGGTTGTGTGTTCATGCATTTCCTTCAGCCTCTAGATGATTCGGATACCTGGATGATGCTCGAGATGTTCCGTTCGCGTGCCGCGTGGGACGAACACATGCGTCAGCCCTACAACACCGAAGGCAACAAAATTCTCGAAGACCTGCTCCGCGAACCGTCCGACCTTCGGTTGCTTCGCGAGAAGTAA
- a CDS encoding ABC transporter substrate-binding protein, with the protein MKRYWIILLVVVLAACGGGGQKGNFSEATDRLEVVSWWVSPSEHPAFEVLLNAFKAANPDVETVDGTIAGGGGSNVQVALAARLQAGDPPDVWQTFLGSSLRAWVNADRIVDVSGVYESSGLDRTMPQALLDAATYRVKAWGVPTGSHRGNVLWFNQRMLRDAGVRAPGPGYTTEAFQADLAKVAASGKTALCLGGKDRFTKTELFENTLLGVVGTEGWSRIGDDSFDWRGAQLRQALTQFGDIVSLADPDAPGVTWDQAAKKMATGQCAFLSMNDSVYGELVANQAVEGEDFGYVAYPGTSGSYLAIVDTFVVSADAEDGVNAMKFLETIADPKTSLEFNKLKGSVPIRDDVDVASLPPYQRQASKSLFSDKILLSMTHGEVMSTNFQQALYDAVASYASSKNADGFIDTMQNSIEVPIVGR; encoded by the coding sequence ATGAAGCGCTACTGGATCATCCTCTTGGTGGTCGTCCTCGCGGCATGCGGCGGTGGCGGGCAAAAGGGAAACTTCTCCGAGGCGACCGACCGGCTCGAGGTCGTGTCGTGGTGGGTGTCGCCCTCCGAACATCCCGCTTTCGAGGTGCTGCTCAACGCATTCAAGGCGGCGAATCCCGACGTGGAGACCGTCGACGGCACCATCGCCGGGGGCGGTGGCAGCAACGTTCAGGTCGCGCTTGCCGCGCGCCTGCAGGCCGGCGACCCCCCCGATGTGTGGCAGACATTCCTCGGAAGCTCGTTGCGCGCCTGGGTCAACGCCGACCGGATCGTCGACGTGTCCGGCGTGTACGAAAGCTCAGGTCTGGATCGGACCATGCCTCAGGCGTTGCTCGACGCGGCGACATACAGGGTCAAGGCATGGGGCGTGCCGACAGGGTCACACCGCGGGAACGTGTTGTGGTTCAACCAGCGGATGCTGCGGGACGCAGGCGTGAGGGCGCCCGGGCCCGGCTACACAACCGAGGCCTTCCAAGCAGATCTGGCGAAGGTGGCGGCAAGCGGCAAAACCGCGTTGTGCCTCGGCGGGAAGGACCGGTTCACCAAGACCGAGCTGTTCGAGAACACCCTGCTGGGTGTCGTCGGCACCGAAGGCTGGTCGCGGATTGGAGACGATTCGTTCGACTGGCGCGGAGCCCAACTGCGGCAGGCACTGACCCAGTTCGGCGACATCGTCTCCCTAGCCGATCCGGATGCCCCCGGTGTCACGTGGGACCAGGCCGCGAAAAAGATGGCCACCGGTCAGTGCGCCTTCCTGTCGATGAACGACTCCGTCTACGGCGAGCTCGTTGCGAATCAGGCCGTGGAAGGCGAGGACTTCGGCTACGTCGCATATCCCGGAACGTCGGGTTCCTACCTCGCGATCGTGGACACCTTCGTCGTGTCGGCCGACGCCGAGGACGGAGTGAATGCCATGAAGTTTCTGGAGACCATCGCCGACCCGAAGACATCGTTGGAGTTCAACAAGCTCAAAGGGTCGGTCCCGATCCGCGACGACGTTGACGTGGCATCGTTGCCTCCCTACCAGCGCCAGGCGTCGAAGTCGCTGTTCAGTGACAAGATTCTGCTGTCGATGACCCATGGTGAGGTCATGTCGACGAACTTCCAGCAGGCGCTCTACGACGCTGTGGCGTCCTATGCGAGCAGCAAGAACGCGGACGGGTTCATCGACACAATGCAGAACTCGATTGAGGTGCCAATTGTCGGACGATGA
- the fucP gene encoding L-fucose:H+ symporter permease, whose protein sequence is MTTTEHADQPADAPDAAPAKASLIYPGMGLLFVVLISCFTAWGVAADLTTPMVAGFKRIFEMNTFQASLVQLAYFGAYFLLAIPAALINQRFGYKAGLLSGVLLAAAGAIAFYPASKIMTYEAFLVALFAIAAGCSILETSANPYVLSLGPEESATRRLNFAQAFNPVGTNIGVLLAATLILPKLDEPVNMANVTPAQESAVRAGQLGAVMGPYLGLGFVLIAIGLVIAIKKSPPIVEEFPDADMEGQSPLKILMSNKRYVFGVIAQFFNVAAQVCTWTFLIQYSQQALNGSLELGGYLLQVSLIVFLISRFFMTWLIGKIRATKVLTVLALLAVALCVFAMFSPNVAGVAAVVALSFCLSLMFPTIYGVALQGLGPATKFGAAGLVMAIVGGAIMPLVQGFLLDATSPAISFIVPAACFAVVACFAVYDLKAAPTMVKEQAV, encoded by the coding sequence ATGACGACGACTGAGCACGCCGATCAACCCGCCGACGCACCCGACGCCGCCCCGGCGAAGGCCAGTTTGATCTATCCGGGGATGGGGCTGTTGTTCGTAGTCCTCATCAGTTGCTTCACCGCATGGGGCGTTGCCGCCGACCTCACCACGCCGATGGTCGCGGGTTTCAAGCGCATCTTCGAGATGAACACCTTCCAGGCCTCGCTCGTGCAGTTGGCGTACTTCGGCGCGTACTTCCTGCTGGCAATCCCCGCAGCGCTGATCAATCAGCGGTTCGGCTACAAGGCCGGACTCCTTTCCGGTGTGCTTCTCGCTGCGGCCGGCGCGATTGCGTTCTACCCGGCGAGCAAGATCATGACTTACGAGGCCTTCTTGGTCGCTCTGTTTGCGATCGCCGCCGGGTGCTCGATTCTCGAGACGTCCGCCAATCCCTACGTCCTTTCGCTCGGCCCGGAAGAAAGCGCGACCCGCCGGCTCAACTTCGCGCAGGCGTTCAACCCGGTCGGAACGAACATCGGTGTGCTGTTGGCCGCCACCCTCATCCTGCCGAAATTGGACGAGCCGGTGAACATGGCCAACGTGACTCCGGCCCAGGAGTCAGCCGTCCGCGCGGGCCAGTTGGGTGCGGTGATGGGTCCGTATCTCGGCCTCGGCTTCGTCCTCATCGCGATCGGGCTGGTGATCGCGATCAAGAAGTCCCCGCCCATCGTCGAGGAGTTTCCCGACGCTGACATGGAGGGCCAGTCACCGCTGAAGATCCTGATGTCGAACAAGCGTTACGTGTTTGGGGTCATCGCTCAGTTCTTCAATGTCGCGGCGCAGGTGTGCACGTGGACATTCCTGATCCAGTACTCGCAGCAGGCGCTGAACGGATCGCTCGAACTGGGAGGCTATCTCCTGCAGGTGAGCCTGATCGTGTTCCTCATATCGCGGTTCTTCATGACGTGGCTCATCGGGAAGATCCGCGCGACGAAGGTCCTCACGGTCCTCGCCTTGCTGGCTGTCGCACTGTGTGTGTTCGCGATGTTCTCGCCCAATGTGGCCGGGGTGGCCGCCGTCGTCGCGCTGTCCTTCTGCCTGTCCCTGATGTTCCCGACGATCTACGGCGTGGCTCTGCAAGGGCTCGGTCCGGCAACGAAGTTCGGCGCGGCGGGACTCGTGATGGCGATCGTCGGCGGGGCGATCATGCCTCTGGTTCAGGGCTTCCTGCTCGACGCGACGAGCCCGGCGATCTCCTTCATCGTTCCCGCCGCCTGCTTCGCCGTCGTCGCCTGTTTTGCCGTCTACGACCTGAAGGCGGCGCCCACCATGGTTAAGGAGCAGGCAGTATGA
- a CDS encoding Ig-like domain-containing protein, with protein MSGFTKKSLSTALKAAGVASISGWMLVLSAGPALADPAPGDPGVVAGPAAGQDPTPFTGTAPFGPPRIAPTNGSTVGVAQPIIIDFPGLVDDAGATESAIHVSSVPPVPGKFYWKTPTQLRWRPLSFWPAHTAVTVDAGGTVSSFRTGDTLLATADDATHQLTVTRNGTVEKTIPMSMGMSAGGHQTANGTYYVQEKMPSVVMDSSTYGVPVNSAYGHKTTVELAVRFDDSGNFVHSAPWSVGDQGKRNVSHGCINISPANARWFYDNFGAGDPIVVKNSTGTYTRNDGSNDWQS; from the coding sequence ATGTCGGGCTTTACGAAGAAAAGCCTCTCCACCGCTCTTAAGGCGGCCGGAGTGGCTTCGATATCGGGCTGGATGCTGGTGCTCAGCGCAGGTCCCGCGCTGGCGGATCCGGCTCCCGGCGACCCCGGGGTTGTCGCAGGTCCCGCCGCAGGGCAGGACCCGACACCGTTCACCGGCACGGCGCCATTCGGACCGCCGAGGATCGCCCCCACCAACGGCTCAACGGTGGGTGTGGCCCAGCCGATCATCATCGACTTCCCCGGACTGGTCGATGATGCCGGCGCAACCGAAAGCGCCATCCACGTCTCTTCGGTCCCGCCGGTTCCCGGCAAGTTCTACTGGAAGACGCCCACGCAGCTGCGCTGGCGCCCGCTGAGCTTCTGGCCCGCCCACACCGCGGTGACCGTCGATGCGGGCGGCACGGTGTCCAGCTTCCGTACGGGAGACACGCTGCTGGCCACGGCCGACGACGCCACACACCAACTGACCGTCACCCGCAACGGGACCGTGGAGAAGACCATCCCGATGTCGATGGGCATGTCGGCCGGCGGCCACCAAACCGCAAACGGCACCTACTACGTCCAAGAGAAGATGCCCTCGGTGGTGATGGATTCCTCGACCTACGGGGTGCCGGTCAACTCGGCGTACGGGCACAAGACGACCGTCGAACTAGCCGTCCGGTTCGACGACAGCGGCAACTTCGTACACAGCGCTCCATGGTCGGTGGGCGACCAGGGTAAGCGCAACGTCAGTCACGGCTGCATCAACATCAGCCCCGCCAACGCAAGGTGGTTCTACGACAACTTCGGCGCAGGTGATCCCATCGTCGTGAAGAATTCCACCGGCACCTACACCAGGAACGACGGCTCCAACGACTGGCAGAGCTGA
- a CDS encoding cutinase family protein, producing MTPVAITQCARRVLGLAAAAALAAALVIAPAATPFSSAPLIPSASAACPDAEVVFARGRQEPPGVGAVGDALVNSLRANTRLSVGVYGVNWPADIAVAPGADDMRAHVQSMAASCPNTRMVLGGYSLGATAADLAARSMPPSMNRHIAAVALFGNGAKRLGPAPAFAGKTIDQCADGDPICGRGLNWPSHLQPSYLGSGLVEQAASFIAGKL from the coding sequence ATGACGCCTGTCGCGATAACACAATGCGCGCGCCGTGTCCTCGGTCTGGCGGCCGCCGCGGCGCTCGCCGCCGCATTGGTGATTGCCCCGGCAGCGACGCCCTTTTCTAGCGCGCCGCTGATTCCGTCGGCATCGGCGGCATGCCCCGATGCCGAAGTGGTTTTCGCTCGCGGCCGACAAGAACCACCCGGCGTCGGCGCAGTCGGCGATGCACTCGTCAACTCGCTGCGCGCCAATACGAGGCTGTCGGTCGGTGTGTATGGAGTCAACTGGCCCGCCGACATAGCCGTTGCCCCCGGCGCCGACGATATGAGAGCCCACGTGCAATCCATGGCGGCAAGTTGCCCGAACACCCGAATGGTTCTCGGCGGCTATTCCCTGGGTGCCACGGCGGCTGATCTCGCAGCCAGGAGCATGCCGCCGAGTATGAATCGGCACATCGCAGCGGTCGCGTTGTTCGGTAACGGCGCCAAGCGACTCGGCCCGGCCCCCGCCTTTGCCGGTAAGACGATCGACCAGTGCGCGGACGGCGACCCCATCTGTGGGAGAGGCTTGAATTGGCCGTCGCATCTGCAGCCCTCATACCTCGGCTCCGGACTGGTGGAGCAGGCCGCCAGCTTCATCGCGGGCAAGCTCTAG
- a CDS encoding diphosphate--fructose-6-phosphate 1-phosphotransferase, producing MGDLVTPEDAVTTYRYVRLALVALVIFLAASVINTWWHASGWQNSISAYFYTSSHSVFIASLCAVGICLIVYQGSTTTEDALLNFSGVLAIVVGLVPTEREELRGPGLPEDFDAKAFVENNVKALLIACVAGAAVYLLIQAVRSRLATPPQAELSCETTNSPPGDAKPLPPVLAAVVRFLGSVLSAAAPALRWLERVLPRLLLAALTAGAVVFFVDLPSFVENSHTFAAYGMFGGITVVAVHYACYAAIRKDRGPRTRLAFVIAYLIIAALMVVTLLVVGLFQVTGNGLGLLVVEFIVIGEFAAFWLFQSIDLWELEKYQVQSLSQVLTELEESR from the coding sequence ATGGGGGATTTAGTCACGCCGGAAGACGCGGTCACCACATATCGCTACGTCCGCTTGGCCTTGGTGGCTCTGGTCATCTTCCTGGCGGCCTCGGTCATCAACACGTGGTGGCATGCCAGCGGATGGCAGAACTCGATCAGCGCTTATTTCTACACCAGCTCGCACAGCGTCTTCATCGCCTCCCTCTGTGCAGTGGGCATCTGCTTGATCGTGTATCAGGGCAGCACGACCACCGAGGATGCACTACTCAACTTTTCGGGCGTCCTGGCCATTGTGGTGGGGCTGGTACCGACAGAGCGCGAGGAGCTGCGCGGGCCTGGGCTGCCCGAGGACTTCGACGCGAAGGCATTCGTGGAGAACAACGTGAAGGCGCTTCTCATCGCTTGCGTCGCCGGCGCCGCCGTCTACCTGCTCATTCAAGCCGTCCGAAGCAGGTTGGCGACGCCTCCGCAAGCCGAGCTATCCTGCGAGACAACCAATTCGCCCCCTGGTGACGCGAAGCCGTTGCCACCAGTGCTCGCCGCCGTCGTTCGATTCCTGGGAAGCGTGTTATCCGCCGCGGCCCCAGCGCTCCGCTGGCTGGAACGGGTGCTCCCCCGCCTTCTCCTGGCAGCGCTCACCGCGGGTGCAGTGGTGTTCTTTGTCGACCTGCCGTCATTCGTCGAAAACTCTCACACCTTCGCGGCTTACGGCATGTTCGGGGGCATCACCGTGGTCGCCGTGCACTACGCGTGCTACGCCGCGATCCGGAAGGACCGTGGGCCGCGAACTCGTCTCGCATTCGTGATCGCCTATCTGATCATCGCCGCGCTGATGGTCGTGACCCTTCTCGTCGTGGGCCTTTTCCAGGTCACGGGCAATGGCCTCGGCCTGCTGGTCGTGGAGTTCATCGTCATTGGCGAGTTCGCGGCGTTCTGGCTCTTCCAGTCGATAGACCTATGGGAACTCGAGAAGTACCAGGTGCAATCTCTGAGCCAAGTGCTGACAGAGCTGGAAGAAAGCCGTTAA